In the genome of Cronobacter malonaticus LMG 23826, one region contains:
- the rpsI gene encoding 30S ribosomal protein S9: MAENQYYGTGRRKSSAARVFIKPGNGKIVINQRSLEQYFGRETARMVVRQPLELVDMVEKLDLYITVKGGGISGQAGAIRHGITRALMEYDESLRSELRKAGFVTRDARQVERKKVGLRKARRRPQFSKR; encoded by the coding sequence ATGGCTGAAAATCAATACTACGGCACTGGTCGCCGCAAAAGCTCCGCCGCTCGTGTGTTTATCAAACCGGGCAACGGTAAAATCGTTATCAACCAGCGTTCTCTGGAACAGTACTTCGGTCGCGAAACTGCCCGCATGGTAGTTCGTCAGCCGCTGGAACTGGTCGACATGGTTGAGAAACTGGATCTGTACATCACCGTTAAAGGTGGTGGTATCTCCGGTCAGGCTGGTGCGATCCGTCACGGTATCACCCGCGCTCTGATGGAGTACGATGAGTCTCTGCGCTCTGAACTGCGTAAAGCTGGCTTCGTTACTCGTGACGCTCGTCAGGTTGAACGTAAGAAAGTCGGTCTGCGTAAAGCACGTCGTCGTCCGCAGTTCTCCAAACGTTAA
- the argR gene encoding transcriptional regulator ArgR codes for MRSSAKQEELVKAFKALLKEEKFSSQGEIVQALQDQGFENINQSKVSRMLTKFGAVRTRNAKMEMVYCLPVELGVPTTSSPLKNLVLDIDYNDAVVVIHTSPGAAQLIARLLDSLGKAEGILGTIAGDDTIFTTPARGFTVKDLYEAILVLFEQEL; via the coding sequence ATGCGTAGCTCCGCAAAACAAGAAGAATTAGTCAAAGCCTTCAAAGCGTTACTAAAAGAAGAGAAGTTCAGTTCCCAGGGTGAAATCGTCCAGGCGCTTCAGGATCAGGGTTTCGAGAACATCAACCAGTCCAAAGTCTCTCGCATGTTAACGAAATTTGGCGCCGTGCGTACCCGCAACGCCAAAATGGAGATGGTGTACTGCCTGCCGGTTGAGTTGGGCGTCCCGACGACGTCCAGCCCGCTGAAAAACCTGGTGCTGGATATCGACTATAACGACGCAGTGGTGGTGATTCACACCAGTCCCGGTGCCGCGCAGCTTATCGCGCGTCTGCTGGATTCACTCGGTAAAGCCGAAGGGATTCTGGGCACCATTGCTGGCGACGACACTATCTTTACCACGCCCGCGCGCGGCTTTACGGTGAAAGATCTCTACGAAGCCATTCTGGTACTGTTCGAGCAGGAGTTATAA
- the sspA gene encoding stringent starvation protein SspA: MAVAANKRSVMTLFSGPTDIYSHQVRIVLAEKGVSFEIEHVETDNLPQDLIDLNPNQSVPTLVDRELTLWESRIIMEYLDERFPHPPLMPVYPVARGESRLYMHRIEKDWYSLMNVIVSGSAQEADNARKQLREELLAIAPVFGQKPYFLSDEFSLVDCYLAPLLWRLPQLGVEFSGAGAKELKGYMTRVFERDSFLASLTEAEREMRLQTRG, encoded by the coding sequence ATGGCTGTCGCTGCCAACAAACGTTCGGTAATGACGCTGTTTTCTGGTCCTACTGATATCTACAGCCATCAGGTCCGCATTGTGCTGGCTGAAAAGGGTGTCAGCTTTGAAATTGAGCATGTGGAAACGGATAACCTGCCGCAGGATCTGATTGACCTCAACCCAAATCAAAGCGTGCCGACGCTGGTAGACCGTGAACTGACTCTGTGGGAGTCGCGCATCATTATGGAATATCTCGATGAGCGTTTCCCTCACCCGCCGTTAATGCCGGTGTATCCGGTGGCTCGCGGTGAAAGCCGCCTGTATATGCACCGTATCGAGAAAGACTGGTACTCGCTGATGAACGTGATTGTCAGCGGCTCCGCCCAGGAAGCCGATAACGCGCGTAAACAGCTGCGTGAAGAGCTGCTGGCTATCGCGCCGGTATTTGGCCAGAAGCCTTATTTCCTGAGCGATGAGTTCAGCCTGGTGGATTGCTATCTCGCACCGCTGCTGTGGCGTCTGCCGCAGTTAGGCGTTGAGTTCAGCGGCGCGGGCGCTAAAGAACTCAAAGGCTATATGACTCGCGTGTTTGAGCGTGATTCGTTCCTGGCTTCGCTGACGGAAGCCGAGCGCGAAATGCGTCTGCAAACCCGGGGCTAA
- the zapE gene encoding cell division protein ZapE yields MQSISPTSRYQQALKEGTHQPDDVQHEAVNRLNLIWQALSQKTDAPAPARGGLLTKVGKLFGKREEALSEAPVRGLYMWGGVGRGKTWLMDLFFHSLPGERKLRLHFHRFMLRVHEELAALQGQSDPLEVVADGFKAQADVICFDEFFVSDITDAMLLGGLMQALFARGITLVATSNIPPDELYRNGLQRTRFLPAIEAIKAHCDVMNVDAGIDYRLRTLTQAHLWLSPRSEETARQMDKLWQALAGAPRNAAAAPSLEINHRPLPTLGVENQTLAASFATLCVDARSQHDYIALSRQFHTVLLFDVPVMTTSTENAARRFIALVDEFYERQVKLVVSADAPLESIYQGEQLQFEFKRCLSRLQEMQSEEYLKRPHLA; encoded by the coding sequence ATGCAGAGCATCTCTCCGACATCGCGCTACCAACAGGCCCTGAAAGAGGGCACCCATCAGCCGGACGACGTCCAGCATGAAGCAGTAAATCGTCTGAATCTTATCTGGCAGGCCCTTTCGCAGAAAACCGACGCGCCAGCGCCTGCTCGTGGCGGCCTGCTGACCAAAGTCGGCAAGCTGTTTGGCAAACGCGAAGAAGCGCTCAGTGAAGCGCCGGTTCGCGGCTTATATATGTGGGGTGGCGTCGGTCGAGGTAAAACCTGGCTGATGGACCTGTTCTTTCATAGCCTGCCGGGTGAGCGCAAACTCAGGCTGCACTTTCACCGGTTTATGCTGCGCGTGCATGAAGAGCTCGCCGCGCTGCAAGGGCAAAGCGATCCGCTGGAAGTGGTTGCCGATGGCTTTAAAGCGCAGGCGGACGTTATCTGCTTCGATGAATTTTTTGTCTCTGACATTACCGACGCCATGCTGCTTGGCGGACTGATGCAGGCGCTGTTCGCGCGCGGTATTACGCTTGTCGCGACGTCAAACATTCCGCCCGATGAGCTGTACCGCAACGGCCTGCAACGTACGCGTTTTCTGCCAGCTATTGAGGCCATAAAAGCGCATTGCGATGTGATGAACGTCGACGCGGGTATCGATTACCGCCTGCGCACGCTGACCCAGGCGCATTTGTGGCTCTCGCCGCGCAGTGAGGAAACGGCGCGCCAGATGGACAAACTTTGGCAGGCGCTGGCGGGCGCACCGCGTAACGCGGCGGCGGCACCGTCGCTTGAGATTAACCATCGCCCGCTGCCGACGCTTGGTGTTGAAAACCAGACGCTGGCCGCGTCCTTCGCCACCTTATGCGTGGACGCGCGCAGCCAGCATGACTACATCGCGCTGTCGCGCCAGTTCCATACTGTGTTGTTGTTTGATGTGCCGGTGATGACGACGTCCACCGAGAACGCGGCGCGGCGTTTTATCGCGCTGGTGGATGAGTTTTACGAACGCCAGGTGAAGCTGGTGGTCTCGGCGGATGCGCCGCTGGAGAGCATCTACCAGGGCGAGCAACTGCAGTTTGAATTTAAGCGTTGTTTGTCGCGTTTGCAGGAGATGCAGAGCGAGGAATACCTCAAACGGCCGCACCTGGCCTGA
- the yhcN gene encoding peroxide/acid stress response protein YhcN: MKTKSTVTALTLLSMLSFGAFAADSINAEQAQNRQPIGTVSVDAVNAAPMDLRAMLNEKAEAKGATAYRVIEARTGDHWHATAELYK; this comes from the coding sequence ATGAAAACCAAATCTACTGTAACAGCCCTGACACTTCTCTCCATGCTGTCCTTCGGCGCTTTCGCGGCGGATTCCATCAACGCAGAACAGGCGCAGAACCGTCAGCCTATCGGTACCGTTTCTGTTGACGCCGTAAACGCGGCTCCGATGGATCTGCGTGCGATGCTGAATGAAAAAGCAGAAGCGAAAGGCGCAACCGCGTATCGCGTGATTGAAGCCCGTACTGGCGACCACTGGCACGCCACTGCCGAGCTTTATAAATAA
- the yhcN gene encoding peroxide/acid stress response protein YhcN — MKTTFTIAALGLASVLSFGASAAVQQVNAQQAQNLQPMGSVSVTQLTGSPMDVRQQLAAKAEKEGASSYRITELTQGDHWHATAELYK, encoded by the coding sequence ATGAAAACGACATTTACCATCGCTGCTCTGGGCCTTGCATCCGTACTCTCTTTTGGTGCGAGCGCCGCAGTACAACAGGTCAACGCGCAACAGGCGCAAAATCTCCAGCCGATGGGCTCCGTCTCTGTGACGCAGCTGACCGGCTCGCCGATGGATGTTCGCCAGCAACTGGCCGCTAAAGCAGAAAAAGAAGGCGCAAGCAGCTATCGCATCACTGAGCTGACTCAGGGCGATCACTGGCACGCCACGGCAGAACTGTACAAATAA
- the zapG gene encoding Z-ring associated protein ZapG, whose product MTWEYALIGLVVGIIIGAVAMRFGNRKLRQQQALQYELEKNKAELDDYREELVSHFARSAELLDNMAHDYRQLYQHMAKSSSSLLPEMSAETNPFRNRLAESEASNDQAPVQMPRDYSDSASGLLRTGAKRN is encoded by the coding sequence ATGACCTGGGAATATGCGCTTATTGGGTTAGTCGTCGGCATCATTATCGGCGCCGTCGCTATGCGTTTCGGTAACCGCAAATTACGTCAACAGCAGGCTCTGCAGTACGAGCTTGAGAAAAATAAAGCGGAGCTTGACGACTACCGCGAAGAACTGGTCAGCCACTTCGCCCGCAGCGCCGAACTGCTGGATAACATGGCGCACGACTATCGTCAGCTTTATCAGCACATGGCGAAAAGCTCCAGTAGCCTGCTGCCGGAAATGTCCGCAGAGACCAACCCGTTCCGTAATCGCCTTGCGGAATCGGAAGCCAGCAACGATCAGGCGCCGGTCCAGATGCCGCGCGACTATTCGGACAGCGCGTCTGGTCTGCTGCGTACCGGCGCGAAGCGCAACTGA
- the mdh gene encoding malate dehydrogenase, with translation MKVAVLGAAGGIGQALALLLKTQLPSGSELSLYDIAPVTPGVAVDLSHIPTDVKIKGFSGEDAKPALEGADVVLISAGVARKPGMDRSDLFNVNAGIVKNLIQQVATTCPKACIGIITNPVNTTVAIAAEVLKKAGVYDKNKLFGVTTLDIIRSNTFVAELKGKKPAELDVPVIGGHSGVTILPLLSQIPGVNFTDQEVADLTKRIQNAGTEVVEAKAGGGSATLSMGQAAARFGLSLVRALQGEQGVVECAYVEGDGEYARFFSQPLLLGKNGIEERKPIGTLSAYEQQALEGMLDTLKKDIALGEEFVNK, from the coding sequence ATGAAAGTTGCAGTCCTCGGCGCGGCAGGCGGTATCGGCCAGGCGCTTGCCCTTCTACTCAAGACCCAACTGCCTTCAGGTTCAGAACTCTCTCTGTATGACATTGCGCCAGTGACCCCAGGGGTTGCGGTGGATTTGAGTCATATCCCGACCGACGTGAAAATCAAAGGTTTCTCCGGTGAAGATGCTAAACCGGCGCTGGAAGGCGCTGATGTGGTGCTGATCTCCGCAGGCGTTGCCCGTAAACCGGGTATGGATCGCTCTGACCTGTTCAACGTGAACGCGGGCATCGTGAAAAACCTGATTCAGCAGGTGGCGACCACCTGCCCGAAAGCGTGCATCGGCATTATCACCAACCCGGTGAACACCACGGTCGCTATCGCGGCTGAAGTGCTGAAAAAAGCAGGCGTATACGACAAGAACAAACTGTTTGGCGTGACCACGCTGGACATCATCCGCTCCAACACCTTTGTGGCGGAACTGAAAGGTAAAAAACCGGCTGAGCTGGACGTGCCGGTGATCGGCGGCCACTCTGGCGTGACCATTCTGCCGCTGCTCTCGCAGATCCCGGGCGTCAACTTCACCGACCAGGAAGTGGCCGATCTGACCAAACGCATCCAGAACGCGGGCACCGAAGTGGTGGAAGCGAAAGCGGGCGGAGGCTCTGCAACCCTCTCTATGGGCCAGGCGGCCGCGCGTTTCGGTCTCTCCCTGGTGCGTGCGCTGCAGGGTGAGCAGGGCGTTGTGGAATGCGCCTACGTGGAAGGCGACGGCGAATATGCTCGCTTCTTCTCACAGCCGCTGCTGCTGGGTAAAAACGGCATTGAAGAGCGTAAACCGATCGGCACGCTGAGCGCTTATGAACAGCAAGCGCTGGAAGGCATGCTGGATACGCTGAAAAAAGATATCGCCCTGGGCGAAGAGTTTGTTAACAAATAA
- the degQ gene encoding serine endoprotease DegQ, producing MKKQTLLLSALALSLGLSLSAPAPVLAALPSQVPGQPAIPSLAPMLEKVLPAVVSVRVEGTAVQEQRVPEELKKFFGESMPDQQAQPFEGLGSGVIIDAAKGYVLTNNHVINHAEKISVQLNDGREFDAKLIGGDDQSDIALIQLQNASNLTQIQVADSDKLRVGDFVVAVGNPFGLGQTATSGIVSALGRSGLNLEGFENFIQTDASINRGNSGGALLNLNGELIGINTAILAPGGGSVGIGFAIPANMAQTLAKQLMQSGEVKRGLLGIKGTEMSADIAKAFNLNTQRGAFVSEVLPNSGSAKAGIKAGDVIVSLNGRPLNSFAELRSRIATTEPGTKVKLGLLRDGKAQEVEVTLDKSTSSSASADIIAPALQGATLSDGQLKDGTKGITINSVEKGSAAAQAGLQKDDVIVGVNRARVSTIAEMRKLLESKPAIIALHVVRGNDSLYLLLR from the coding sequence ATGAAAAAACAAACCCTGCTGTTAAGTGCGTTAGCGTTAAGTCTCGGTTTATCTCTGTCGGCGCCCGCGCCGGTGCTCGCTGCGCTGCCATCGCAGGTGCCAGGCCAGCCTGCGATCCCAAGCCTCGCGCCGATGCTGGAAAAAGTGCTGCCTGCGGTTGTCAGCGTGCGGGTGGAAGGCACTGCCGTGCAGGAACAGCGCGTACCGGAAGAGCTGAAAAAGTTTTTCGGCGAGTCGATGCCTGACCAGCAGGCGCAGCCGTTTGAAGGGCTCGGCTCGGGCGTTATTATCGACGCCGCGAAAGGCTATGTGCTCACCAATAACCACGTGATTAACCACGCTGAAAAAATCAGCGTTCAGCTCAATGACGGCCGCGAGTTCGACGCCAAACTGATTGGCGGCGACGACCAGAGCGATATCGCGCTGATCCAGTTACAAAACGCCAGCAACCTGACGCAAATCCAGGTGGCGGATTCCGATAAACTGCGCGTCGGCGATTTCGTGGTGGCCGTCGGCAACCCGTTCGGGCTCGGCCAGACGGCGACGTCCGGCATCGTTTCGGCGCTAGGCCGCAGCGGGCTCAATCTCGAAGGCTTTGAAAACTTTATCCAGACCGATGCGTCCATCAACCGCGGCAACTCCGGCGGCGCGCTGCTGAACCTGAACGGCGAGCTTATCGGCATCAACACCGCTATTCTCGCGCCAGGCGGCGGCAGCGTCGGTATCGGCTTTGCTATTCCGGCGAATATGGCCCAGACGCTCGCTAAACAGCTGATGCAATCAGGCGAGGTGAAACGCGGTCTGCTCGGCATTAAAGGCACCGAGATGAGCGCCGATATCGCCAAAGCGTTTAACCTGAACACCCAGCGCGGCGCGTTTGTCAGCGAAGTGCTGCCGAATTCAGGCTCCGCTAAAGCGGGCATTAAAGCGGGCGACGTGATTGTCAGCCTCAATGGCCGCCCGCTGAACAGCTTCGCCGAACTGCGCTCGCGCATCGCCACCACCGAGCCTGGCACGAAAGTGAAACTGGGCCTGCTGCGCGACGGTAAAGCCCAGGAAGTGGAGGTAACGCTCGATAAAAGCACGTCCTCTTCCGCCAGCGCCGACATCATCGCCCCGGCCTTGCAGGGCGCGACGTTAAGCGACGGCCAGCTTAAAGACGGCACCAAAGGCATTACCATCAACAGCGTCGAAAAAGGCAGCGCCGCCGCCCAGGCGGGCCTGCAGAAAGATGACGTGATCGTCGGCGTAAACCGCGCGCGCGTCAGCACCATCGCTGAAATGCGCAAGCTGCTGGAGAGTAAACCTGCCATTATCGCGCTACATGTCGTGCGCGGAAACGACAGCCTCTATTTACTGCTGCGTTAA
- a CDS encoding autotransporter outer membrane beta-barrel domain-containing protein, whose product MAGVFPTVILLTPALSHAVTNIDEDTEDTYFFSGDKEYVIADGVTMSSLTSDPAALVKGKSVTSIINNGTIKNDNGGAVLIDISGQTSDMMKLENKGAINSTGTAIDVINGSNVTIINTGTISGSDNAISFENDGNNSLILKAGSSLEGNVTTTGSAISTITLNDSGNENSDFIGVNAGDGFKSLTMDGTDWTLTGDIDLTGTGDSLIVKTGNLTLGGDVKNTGSSLINDAASLQIGTGSGANASLEGNVTNNGTLIFNQAEDYSFAGDISGTGNLVKEDANTLTLTGNNSFSGDTTLKAGTTLLAENATMGPDGGTGVININSGATLASAGTVNSSVAIAAGGVLASWNAVSGNENASTPVTGNTINGDVTNQGTLQIAGGNNVGNAFTINGNYTGDENSRIVMNTEAGTDDSLTDHLAITGDSAGSSALEVANIGGQGAQTINGIELISVGGASDASFTLDKPVVAGMWEYDLYKHDDGNWYLESKASDTPDPTPDPTPDPDDNGGGDNGGGGNGGGDTPPAPEVYRPEAGVYMANYLAAQQMFIHKRDDRDQLMLRDADDLNTWMYVKGEYNDGNFADSNLKYKIRSAVVQLGSDFLSKNLSTGTLHSGFMLGAGYSDTTADARHNSRSADGRVNGYNVGVYATWQEDQKLRLGSYIDSWASYSWYNSQVNGDDMPGEKYDSQGYAASLEVGHAWLVPSEKARTMKFEPQGQVVYSNLDQDNHVEYNGTRVNTPDNDAVLGRIGLKASYVDQKVMEAWQPYGAVNWLIGNGMSDLNFNGETLDSNVPSNRFQLETGVSGKVNDATTVSFRVSSEWGDNSYNAYSGHMLVNYRW is encoded by the coding sequence GCCCTGGTAAAAGGTAAAAGCGTAACGTCGATTATTAATAACGGCACGATTAAAAATGATAATGGCGGCGCTGTCCTGATCGATATTTCAGGTCAGACATCTGACATGATGAAGCTGGAGAATAAAGGCGCCATTAATAGCACAGGCACAGCCATCGACGTTATTAACGGCAGTAACGTCACCATCATTAATACCGGCACTATTTCTGGCAGCGATAACGCGATTTCTTTTGAAAACGATGGTAATAATTCGCTGATTCTTAAAGCAGGCTCCAGCCTTGAAGGCAATGTAACCACTACAGGATCCGCCATCAGTACGATTACTCTGAATGATAGCGGTAACGAGAACAGCGATTTTATCGGCGTGAACGCAGGCGACGGTTTTAAATCGCTGACGATGGACGGCACCGACTGGACACTGACCGGCGATATCGATCTGACAGGTACAGGTGACAGCCTTATCGTCAAAACCGGCAACCTGACGCTCGGTGGCGACGTGAAAAACACCGGCTCATCATTAATTAACGATGCGGCCTCGCTGCAAATCGGCACGGGTAGCGGCGCTAACGCCTCGCTGGAAGGTAACGTCACCAACAACGGCACACTGATTTTCAACCAGGCAGAGGATTATAGCTTCGCGGGCGATATTTCCGGCACCGGTAACCTCGTGAAAGAAGACGCCAACACGCTAACGCTCACGGGTAACAACAGCTTTAGCGGTGACACCACCCTTAAAGCAGGCACGACGCTTTTGGCGGAAAACGCCACGATGGGGCCAGACGGCGGCACAGGCGTTATTAATATCAACAGTGGTGCCACGCTTGCTTCTGCTGGCACGGTAAACAGCAGCGTGGCGATAGCCGCGGGCGGCGTGCTGGCGTCCTGGAATGCGGTCAGCGGCAACGAGAACGCTTCCACACCGGTGACGGGCAATACCATCAATGGTGACGTGACCAACCAGGGCACGCTGCAAATCGCGGGCGGTAACAACGTCGGCAATGCATTTACCATTAACGGCAACTATACGGGCGATGAGAACAGCCGCATCGTCATGAACACCGAAGCGGGTACGGACGACTCTCTGACCGACCATCTGGCTATTACCGGCGACAGCGCGGGCAGCTCGGCGCTTGAAGTGGCAAACATCGGCGGTCAGGGCGCGCAGACCATCAACGGTATTGAGCTTATCAGCGTTGGCGGCGCGTCTGATGCGTCGTTCACGCTGGATAAACCCGTCGTGGCCGGGATGTGGGAATACGATCTGTATAAGCACGACGACGGCAACTGGTATCTGGAATCCAAAGCCAGCGATACGCCAGACCCAACGCCGGATCCGACACCAGACCCGGATGACAATGGCGGCGGCGATAATGGCGGCGGTGGCAATGGCGGCGGCGATACGCCACCAGCCCCGGAAGTTTACCGCCCGGAGGCTGGCGTCTATATGGCGAACTACCTGGCCGCCCAGCAGATGTTTATTCACAAGCGCGACGACCGCGATCAGCTGATGCTGCGCGACGCCGACGACCTGAATACCTGGATGTACGTTAAAGGCGAGTATAACGACGGCAACTTCGCGGACAGCAATCTTAAATATAAGATTCGCTCCGCCGTGGTGCAGTTGGGTAGCGACTTCCTGAGCAAAAATCTTTCCACCGGCACGCTGCACAGCGGCTTTATGCTGGGCGCGGGCTACAGCGACACCACCGCCGACGCACGTCACAATTCGCGCTCGGCAGATGGCCGTGTCAACGGTTATAACGTTGGCGTTTATGCGACCTGGCAGGAAGATCAGAAGCTGCGCCTTGGCAGCTATATCGACAGCTGGGCGTCTTACAGCTGGTATAACAGCCAGGTAAATGGCGACGATATGCCAGGCGAGAAGTATGACAGCCAGGGCTACGCCGCCTCGCTGGAAGTGGGCCATGCCTGGCTGGTGCCGTCAGAGAAAGCGCGGACCATGAAATTTGAGCCGCAGGGCCAGGTGGTATATAGCAATCTGGATCAGGATAACCACGTTGAATATAACGGCACGCGCGTTAACACGCCGGATAACGATGCCGTGCTGGGCCGTATCGGCCTCAAGGCAAGCTACGTGGATCAGAAAGTTATGGAGGCCTGGCAGCCTTACGGCGCGGTGAACTGGCTTATCGGTAATGGCATGAGCGATCTGAACTTTAACGGCGAGACGCTGGACTCAAACGTGCCGTCTAACCGCTTCCAGCTGGAAACCGGCGTCAGCGGTAAGGTGAATGACGCGACCACCGTTTCCTTCCGGGTCAGCAGCGAATGGGGCGATAACTCCTATAACGCCTATTCCGGCCATATGCTGGTGAACTATCGCTGGTAA
- the rplM gene encoding 50S ribosomal protein L13, translated as MKTFTAKPETVKRDWYVVDATGKTLGRLATELARRLRGKHKAEYTPHVDTGDYIIVLNAEKVAVTGNKRSDKMYYHHTGHIGGIKEATFEEMIARRPERVIEIAVKGMLPKGPLGRAMYRKLKVYAGNEHNHAAQQPQVLDI; from the coding sequence ATGAAAACTTTTACAGCTAAACCAGAAACCGTAAAACGCGACTGGTACGTTGTTGACGCGACCGGTAAAACTCTGGGCCGTCTGGCTACCGAACTGGCTCGTCGCCTGCGCGGTAAGCACAAAGCGGAATACACTCCGCACGTTGATACCGGTGATTACATCATCGTTCTGAACGCAGAAAAAGTTGCTGTAACCGGCAACAAGCGTTCTGACAAAATGTACTACCACCACACTGGCCACATCGGTGGTATCAAAGAAGCGACCTTTGAAGAGATGATTGCCCGCCGTCCTGAGCGCGTAATTGAAATCGCGGTTAAAGGCATGCTGCCGAAAGGCCCTCTGGGCCGTGCTATGTACCGTAAACTGAAAGTTTACGCGGGCAACGAGCACAACCACGCGGCGCAGCAACCGCAAGTTCTGGACATCTAA
- the sspB gene encoding ClpXP protease specificity-enhancing factor → MDISQLSPRRPYLLRAFYEWLLDNQLTPHLVVDVTLPGVLVPLEYARDGQIVLNIAPRAVGNLELANDEVRFNARFGGVPRQVTVPLAAVLAIYARENGAGTMFEPEAAYDEEMASLNDENSAEEPETVMSVIDGDKPDDADDNGPDDEPPPRGGRPALRVVK, encoded by the coding sequence ATGGATATCTCTCAGCTCTCTCCACGTCGTCCCTATCTGCTGCGTGCCTTTTATGAATGGCTGCTGGATAACCAGCTGACGCCGCACCTGGTCGTGGATGTGACGCTGCCGGGCGTGCTGGTGCCGCTGGAGTATGCGCGCGACGGGCAAATTGTTCTGAATATCGCTCCGCGCGCGGTCGGTAATCTGGAACTGGCGAATGATGAAGTTCGCTTCAACGCCCGTTTCGGCGGCGTGCCGCGTCAGGTCACGGTGCCGCTGGCGGCCGTGCTGGCTATCTACGCCCGTGAAAACGGCGCCGGTACGATGTTCGAGCCTGAAGCCGCTTACGATGAAGAGATGGCGAGCCTGAACGACGAAAACAGCGCAGAAGAGCCGGAAACCGTGATGTCTGTGATTGATGGCGATAAGCCTGACGATGCGGATGATAACGGGCCGGATGACGAGCCACCGCCGCGTGGCGGACGTCCGGCGCTGCGCGTGGTTAAGTAA
- the degS gene encoding outer membrane-stress sensor serine endopeptidase DegS — protein sequence MFLKLLRSVIAGLIVAALLLTLVPSLRPYNPLLQQKLDSVDETPVSYNRAVRRAAPAVVNVYNRSLGGSNRSQLEIRTLGSGVIMDQRGYILTNKHVINDADQIIVALQDGRVFEALLVGSDSLTDLAVLKINATALPVIPINPQRMPHIGDVVMAIGNPYNLGQTITQGIISATGRIGLNPSGRQNFLQTDASINHGNSGGALVNSLGELMGINTLSFDKSNDGETPEGIGFAIPTQLATRIMEKLIRDGRVIRGYIGISGREITPMHTPAAGIDQIQGIVVNDVAQDGPAARAGIQVNDVIVSVNKKPAISALETMDQVAEIRPGSVIPVEVMRNDRKLTIQVTIQEYPATPE from the coding sequence ATGTTTCTGAAGCTTTTACGCTCGGTTATTGCGGGGTTAATTGTCGCCGCGTTGTTGCTGACGCTTGTGCCTTCCCTGCGCCCTTATAATCCGCTGTTGCAGCAAAAGCTCGACAGCGTCGATGAAACGCCCGTGAGTTATAACCGGGCGGTGCGCCGCGCTGCGCCTGCGGTCGTGAATGTCTATAACCGCAGCCTCGGCGGCAGCAATCGCAGCCAGCTGGAGATTCGCACGCTCGGCTCCGGCGTAATCATGGATCAGCGCGGCTATATTCTGACTAACAAACACGTCATCAACGACGCTGACCAGATTATTGTGGCGCTGCAGGATGGCCGCGTGTTTGAGGCGCTGCTGGTAGGTTCAGACAGCCTGACCGATCTGGCGGTACTGAAAATTAACGCAACCGCCCTGCCGGTTATTCCCATTAACCCGCAGCGAATGCCGCATATCGGCGATGTCGTCATGGCGATTGGCAACCCCTATAACCTTGGGCAGACCATCACCCAGGGGATTATCAGCGCCACCGGGCGAATCGGCCTGAACCCGTCCGGACGCCAGAATTTCCTGCAAACCGACGCCTCCATCAACCACGGCAACTCCGGCGGCGCACTGGTGAACTCGCTGGGCGAACTGATGGGTATTAACACGCTCTCTTTTGATAAAAGTAACGACGGCGAAACGCCGGAAGGCATCGGTTTTGCGATCCCAACACAGCTCGCCACGCGCATTATGGAAAAACTTATCCGCGACGGGCGCGTGATCCGCGGCTATATCGGCATCAGCGGGCGTGAAATTACGCCGATGCACACGCCGGCGGCGGGTATCGATCAGATTCAGGGGATTGTGGTGAACGATGTGGCGCAGGACGGCCCTGCCGCGCGCGCGGGCATCCAGGTCAATGACGTGATTGTGTCGGTGAATAAGAAGCCTGCTATCTCTGCGCTGGAAACCATGGATCAGGTAGCGGAAATCCGTCCTGGCTCGGTGATCCCGGTGGAAGTCATGCGTAACGACCGCAAGCTCACTATTCAGGTAACGATTCAGGAATACCCGGCGACACCGGAATAA